A single window of Dermochelys coriacea isolate rDerCor1 chromosome 2, rDerCor1.pri.v4, whole genome shotgun sequence DNA harbors:
- the LOC119850716 gene encoding zinc finger protein 184-like, with protein MAAAGSAQVAFEDVAVYFSPEEWAVLAEWQRELYQDVMRENYELVTSLGWPAVKPEIICKIEQEEEPCVGDSPHPREWGTPQSFWSVDDGIRIKKEEQEEDTETPEPPSAFSGKLEEESSPPRCVKKKRSSLAQSKSRQKLRSRVANAQDKPPRAPPPKASLKKIPPTCPECDKSFKSNTALTIHERSHTGERPFKCPECGKGFPSKGDLKRHQKTHVGKKDAALERGRRLPEKLQLLGHQRSPQAPKRPYTCAQCGKSFNKSRDLRKHQRTHTAERPFLCLQCGSSFRLKQILVSHQKVHKGVKPFQCSDCGKNFSQKHHLLSHQRTHTGEKPFSCTQCGHRFSQKHHLISHQRIHTGERPFACTECGKSFKDKKTLIIHERIHTGERPYKCNECGKTCSQKQHLKSHQRVHRGKRPRGKGEEGLEDDVGFCRQKVQAEEKPYQCAECEKRFRDERIMLAHQRTHTEQALLKSTRTGASRSPQPMVQQKPFTSIPQCRANVSQKPPLRAHQPTPAGKRPFVCNECGKRFVQSKHLVLHQRSHTWPSQELQQGKQKNTDSNAGGYTAPALSSGQATVRWRRPCGEGLGAVQLPTQCPSHVLLFLFPTRAQAPFPGAGPPRGCVEATGGYEVGRRGLSPLQQPRSHAGACAAEGPGVQHSRLAAQPPWVRARDPARTQPGELRGQASGRRPRAAGLPGAVVFSPSAAGGCPGPPARLPGRAGDRRARAPGAPRARLPAHPAQRILRPDRSQPGARSHCARSSPSFVPTRLPGRAQGTMPGGGRAQVPVAFEDVVVYFSPEEWAELAEWQRELYRDVMKENYELISSLGCPGAKPEIICQMEHGEEPCVGEPQGWRERRPQSPCSPGVGITIKKEEQEEGCLGQEDPKALAPPGTVSGIGGEKGLQLLELKSCKSESLSRRKQKTQAGDPQGRRTGRVAERPHACPDCEKSFKDKTALIIHQRIHTGEKPFACAECGKRFTQKQHLTTHQRTHTGERPFSCTQCGSSFRLRKVFLTHQRVHAGELPFTCGECGKIFNHKHHLITHRRTHTGERPFPCTQCGKRFTQKHHLLSHQRSHTGKRPFSCAQCGKSFKDKTPLSIHQIVHTGEKPFSCEACGKIFSHKHHLVIHRRTHTGEKPFTCTECGKRFTQKHHLVSHQRIHTGERPFACSHCGRCFKDKITLKLHVRLHTGERPFACAECGESFRLRKVLLTHQRVHTGQAPLICSECGKSFNHMQRMAVHQTSHQAQQGPFRRAQRRESCSGKPQLLVHQQGQPADYSAHTVTFQPQAPAGSLCRSGRVSPGPDKAPSAQLYTEPARRDCPEDTIGLLGAGKASLTSTV; from the exons GTAGCGTTCGAGGATGTTGCGGTCTATTTCTCCCCAGAGGAGTGGGCGGTGTTAGCGGAATGGCAGAGGGAGCTGTACCAGGATGTGATGAGGGAGAACTACGAGCTGGTCACCTCGCTGG GGTGGCCTGCTGTCAAACCAGAGATCATATGTAAAATTGAGCAAGAAGAAGAGCCATGTGTTGGAGACTCTCCGCATCCCAGAGAGTGGGGGACCCCCCAAAGCTTCTGGTCAG TAGATGATGGAATCAGGATTaaaaaggaggagcaggaggaagacACAGAGACCCCGGAACCACCCAGTGCATTCTCGGGAAAGTTGGAGGAAGAGAGCAGCCCGCCGCGGTGTGtgaagaagaagaggagcagCCTGGCTCAAAGCAAATCCCGCCAGAAGCTGCGAAGCCGTGTGGCCAATGCTCAGGACAAACCCCCGAGGGCTCCTCCCCCAAAAGCCTCGCTAAAGAAGATTCCCCCGACATGTCCAGAGTGCGACAAAAGCTTCAAGAGTAACACGGCCCTGACCATCCACGAAAGGAGTCACACAGGGGAGCGGCCCTTTAAATGTCCTGAGTGCGGGAAGGGCTTCCCATCCAAGGGGGACCTGAAGAGACATCAGAAAACCCACGTGGGGAAGAAGGATGCTGCCCTCGAGAGAGGGAGGAGGCTTCCTGAGAAGCTGCAGCTCCTCGGGCACCAGAGAAGCCCTCAGGCACCCAAGAGGCCGTACACATGCGCtcagtgcgggaagagcttcaacAAGAGCAGAGACCTCAGAAagcaccagcgcacccacacGGCAGAGAGGCCGTTCCTGTGTCTGCAGTGCGGGAGCAGCTTCCGGCTCAAGCAAATCCTTGTGTCCCACCAGAAAGTGCACAAGGGAGTGAAGCCATTCCAGTGCTCGGACTGCGGGAAGAACTTCAGCCAGAAACACCATCTCTTGAGCCACCAGCGTACCCACACCGGGGAGAAGCCCTTCTCCTGCACTCAGTGCGGGCACAGGTTCAGCCAGAAGCACCATCTGATCAGCCACCAGCGcatccacaccggggagcggccttTTGCCTGCAccgagtgcgggaagagcttcaagGACAAGAAAACCCTCATCATCCATGAGCGGATCCACACAGGCGAGAGGCCCTACAAGTGCAACGAGTGTGGGAAGACCTGCAGCCAGAAGCAGCACCTGAAAAGCCACCAGAGGGTCCACAGGGGCAAGAGGCCACGTGGCAAAGGGGAGGAAGGCCTGGAGGATGATGTGGGTTTCTGCCGCCAGAAGGtccaggcagaggagaagccGTATCAGTGTGCGGAATGCGAGAAACGGTTCCGGGACGAGCGGATAATGCTGGCACACCAGAGAACCCACACTGAGCAGGCGCTGCTGAAGAGCACAAGGACAGGCGCCAGTCGGAGCCCACAGCCCATGGTCCAGCAAAAGCCCTTCACCAGCATCCCACAGTGCAGGGCAAATGTCAGCCAGAAGCCACCTCTTAGAGCCCACCAGCCAACCCCGGCTGGAAAGAGACCTTTTGTGTGCAATGAGTGTGGGAAGAGGTTCGTGCAGAGCAAACACCTTGTGCTACATCAGAGGAGCCACACGT GGCCGtcccaggaactgcagcagggaaagcagaAGAACACCGACAGCAACGCCGGTGGCtatactgccccagccctttcctCCGGCCAGGCCACTGTCAGATGGAGGAGACCCtgcggggaagggctgggggcggtacagctgcCCACCCAGTGCCCCTCCCACGTTCTGCTGTTCCTCTTTCCG ACGCGTGCACAAGCCCCTTTCCCCGGGGCAGGTCCCCCTCGGGGCTGCGTGGAAGCCACGGGCGGGTACGAGGTGGGACGTAGGGGCCTTTCCCCGCTGCAGCAGCCCCGTTCCCATGCAGGCGCTTGCGCTGCGGAGGGTCCCGGGGTGCAACACTCGCGGCTGGCCGCCCAGCCACCCTGGGTGCGGGCGCGGGACCCCGCTAGGACCCAGCCCGGGGAGCTCCGGGGCCAGGCGAGCGGGAGGCGGCCCCGCGCTGCGGGGCTGCCGGGAGCTGTAGTTTTTTCTCCCTCCGCAGCAGGGGGATGCCCGGGGCCCCCGGCGCGGCTCCCCGGGAGAGCCGGAGACCGCCGCGCCCGAGCTCCGGGGGCTCCCCGGGCCCGGCTGCCCGCGCACCCCGCGCAGCGCATCCTGCGCCCGGACCGCTCCCAGCCGGGGGCGCGCAGCCATTGCGCCCGGAGCTCGCCGAGCTTTGTCCCGACGCGCCTGCCCGGCCGAGCCCAGGGGACGATGCCCGGCGGGGGCCGGGCGCAG GTGCCGGTGGCGTTCGAGGACGTCGTGGTCTATTTCTCCCCGGAGGAGTGGGCGGAGTTAGCAGAATGGCAGCGGGAGCTGTACCGAGATGTGATGAAGGAGAATTACGAGCTCATCTCCTCCTTGG GGTGTCCGGGTGCCAAACCAGAGATCATCTGTCAGATGGAGCATGGGGAGGAGCCATGTGTGGGGGAGCctcagggctggagagagaggagACCCCAGAGCCCCTGCT caccaggtgtTGGCATCACCATTAaaaaggaggagcaggaagagggaTGTCTTGGTCAggaagatcccaaagcactggCACCACCAGGGACCGTATCCGGAATAGGGGGGGAGAAAGGTCTCCAGCTCTTGGAACTAAAAAGCTGCAAGAGCGAAAGCTTGTCCCGCCGGAAGCAAAAAACCCAGGCCGGAGACCCTCAGGGGAGACGAACCGGGAGGGTGGCAGAGAGGCCTCATGCATGCCCGGACTGTGAGAAGAGCTTCAAGGACAAGACGGCTCTGATAATCCACCAGCGGATCCATACGGGCGAGAAGCCCTTTGCCTGTGCTGAGTGTGGGAAGCGCTTCACGCAGAAGCAGCACCTCACCACCcaccagcgcacccacaccgGGGAGCGCCCCTTCTCCTGCACCCAGTGCGGCAGCAGCTTCCGGCTGAGGAAGGTCTTCTTGACCCACCAGCGGGTCCACGCTGGGGAGCTGCCCTTCACCTGCGGCGAGTGTGGGAAGATCTTCAACCACAAGCACCACCTGATCACGCACCGCCGCACCCACACGGGCGAgcgccccttcccctgcacccAGTGTGGCAAGCGCTTCACCCAGAAGCACCATCTGCTGAGCCACCAGCGCAGCCACACGGGCAAGCGGCCCTTCTCCTGCGCccagtgcgggaagagcttcaagGACAAGACGCCGCTGAGCATCCACCAGATCGTGCACACTGGGGAGAAGCCATTCTCCTGTGAGGCTTGTGGGAAGATTTTCAGCCACAAGCACCACCTGGTGATCCACCGGAGAACCCACACCGGTGAGAAGCCCTTCACCTGCACTGAGTGCGGCAAGCGCTTCACGCAGAAGCACCATCTCGTCAGCCATCAGCGCATCCACACCGGGGAGCGCCCCTTCGCCTGCTCCCACTGCGGGAGGTGCTTCAAGGACAAGATCACCCTGAAGCTGCACGTCAGGCTGCACACCGGGGAACGCCCCTTCGCCTGCGCCGAGTGCGGGGAGAGCTTCCGCCTGAGGAAGGTGCTGCTCACCCACCAGCGGGTGCACACGGGGCAGGCCCCGCTGATATGCTccgagtgcgggaagagcttcaatCATATGCAGCGCATGGCCGTGCACCAGACGAGCCACCAAGCCCAGCAGGGGCCGTTCCGGAGAGCTCAGCGCAGGGAGAGCTGCTCAGGGAAACCACAGCTCCTAGTGCACCAGCAAGGCCAGCCCGCTGACTACTCGGCACACACAGTGACCTTCCAGCCGCAAGCACCTGCGGGTTCCCTCTGCCGATCAGGCAGAGTAAGTCCTGGGCCTGACAAAGCACCTTCTGCACAATTATACACAGAGCCGGCCCGGCGGGATTGCCCAGAAGACACCATCGGACTGCTGGGAGCAGGGAAAGCGTCACTCACAAGCACAGTCTGA